A single region of the Photobacterium sanguinicancri genome encodes:
- a CDS encoding DUF2301 domain-containing membrane protein — MADPHIKSQLDIIDIITVILYRLSLTVAAATLSIIAWETETATTVLVAAALIASSTVHIYDKRFRWLIQGSGLFAAILLLAGLWQPLALGAALFAFSALAVKEYFCFQVKVLLATPLVLAGFWFCFVFDQQQISILFSMAGAILLAVAAAAKWRMPLHFDIGDKSRYQV; from the coding sequence ATGGCAGATCCACATATCAAAAGTCAGTTAGACATTATCGATATTATTACCGTCATTCTTTATCGTTTATCATTAACCGTGGCTGCAGCGACACTATCAATAATTGCATGGGAAACAGAAACGGCAACAACCGTTCTTGTCGCAGCCGCATTAATTGCTTCATCCACTGTTCATATTTACGACAAACGTTTTCGTTGGTTAATTCAAGGCAGTGGTCTGTTTGCCGCTATTTTGCTTTTAGCTGGATTATGGCAACCGCTCGCATTAGGTGCCGCTCTTTTTGCATTCAGTGCATTGGCTGTGAAAGAGTACTTTTGTTTCCAGGTGAAAGTGCTGCTTGCAACCCCCTTAGTATTAGCCGGGTTCTGGTTTTGTTTTGTCTTTGATCAACAGCAAATCAGTATTTTATTCAGTATGGCTGGTGCTATTTTACTGGCGGTTGCGGCTGCTGCGAAATGGCGTATGCCGCTGCATTTTGATATCGGCGATAAAAGCCGCTACCAAGTCTAG
- a CDS encoding YdbL family protein — protein MKKYLIFIFAFLISAQAFALELQDAKDQGLVGETNSGFVAPITSSPSSEVRRLVSTVNTQREASYKRISVSHGLSPSEVGRLAYKKAIEKTRPGHYYQNSSGKWVKK, from the coding sequence ATGAAAAAATACCTAATCTTTATTTTCGCCTTTTTGATATCTGCACAAGCCTTTGCGCTTGAGTTACAAGATGCCAAAGACCAAGGCTTAGTCGGGGAAACCAATAGTGGTTTTGTTGCACCGATTACCTCTTCACCTTCATCTGAAGTGAGACGGCTTGTCTCTACTGTAAACACACAACGTGAAGCCAGCTACAAACGCATTTCTGTTTCGCATGGGTTAAGCCCATCAGAAGTTGGTCGACTTGCTTATAAGAAAGCGATTGAGAAAACTCGCCCTGGTCATTATTACCAAAATAGTTCAGGAAAATGGGTTAAAAAATAA
- a CDS encoding bifunctional acetate--CoA ligase family protein/GNAT family N-acetyltransferase: protein MNGLDKLLKPKSIAVIGASDNPQRAGNVVIRNLLSGRFHGPIMPVTPKYDAVAGVLAYPTIQSLPRTPDLAVVCTNAHRNVAIIEELGKKGVKVAVVLAAGMNSLPSYSTTKPNAGEAEVIESEESRMFTMAQRYGMRIVGPNSMGLILPWLNLNASFSPISANKGNIAFISQSAAVCTTILDWAKNKKIGFSTFLSLGDACDINFAELLDTLCRDSKTEAILLYVDSVKDARRFMSAARAAARNRRILVVKSGRTQAGSMAAQIHTGGDAGLDAVYDAAIRRSGMLRVHNTHELFAAVETLAHSVPLRGERLAILTNGGGPAIMAVDALSDRGGKLASLSEDTINQLSDILPSCWSHSNPIDIIGDADITRYEKAVRILLDSDDFDALLIMHSPSAIADGNETAKRLVHLLQSHPRTRKFNVLTNWAGENEAISARQVFADAGYPAYRTPESAVSAFMHLVEYRRNQKQLIETPVSFGETKSSPKLVNAMIKELLAQNIYQMETHDVRPLLESYGFNTLPTWIANDPAEAAHIAEQIGYPVAVKLRSPDIRHKSEIHGVMLHLRDAAEVANGAQAILDRVSLNYPSARIDGLLVQQMANRAGAQELRIAVHHDAIFGPVILLGEDAVEWDIHKDAAVAIPPLNMALARYMVINAIKTGKIRQRRQPEQLDIPALCQLLVQISQLIIDCPEIAALDIHPLLVSGNELTVIDASMEIKPFSGDKQARLAIRPYPKEHEQSVSLKDGRSILLRPILPEDEPKHAEFVSKVSVDDLYRRFFSDVGEFNHEALANFTQIDYDREMAFVATTNQVNEDGSEEEVIIGVTRALSDPYNEEAEFAILVRSDLKGLGLGRILMEKIIDYCHKRGLQRLTGMTMPSNRGMIMLAQKVGFHVDIQMADGIVEMLLLLQPSDNS from the coding sequence ATGAACGGACTCGATAAGTTACTTAAGCCTAAATCCATTGCAGTAATTGGTGCTTCTGACAACCCTCAACGTGCGGGTAATGTTGTTATTCGTAACTTATTATCGGGTCGCTTTCATGGCCCTATAATGCCCGTCACCCCAAAGTACGATGCTGTCGCGGGTGTATTGGCCTATCCTACTATTCAAAGTCTTCCCCGAACGCCAGATCTTGCGGTTGTTTGTACTAACGCCCATCGTAACGTAGCCATTATTGAGGAACTCGGTAAAAAAGGCGTCAAAGTCGCGGTTGTATTAGCGGCAGGTATGAACAGCCTACCCAGTTACTCAACAACCAAACCAAACGCGGGAGAAGCAGAGGTAATAGAATCCGAAGAATCACGGATGTTTACGATGGCGCAACGCTACGGTATGCGAATTGTCGGCCCTAATAGTATGGGATTGATTTTACCTTGGCTTAATCTTAACGCGTCTTTCTCCCCAATCTCCGCGAATAAAGGGAACATTGCCTTTATCTCTCAATCGGCGGCGGTATGTACCACGATCTTAGATTGGGCAAAAAACAAGAAAATTGGATTTTCCACGTTTTTGTCGCTCGGCGATGCCTGTGACATCAACTTTGCTGAACTGCTTGATACGCTATGCCGCGATAGCAAAACCGAAGCAATTTTGTTGTATGTCGATTCAGTAAAGGACGCTCGTCGGTTTATGTCTGCCGCGCGTGCAGCAGCTCGGAATCGCCGTATTCTGGTGGTCAAAAGTGGACGAACTCAGGCTGGCAGCATGGCTGCACAAATCCACACTGGTGGCGATGCAGGGCTTGATGCTGTTTATGATGCGGCTATCCGCCGTTCAGGTATGCTCCGCGTTCACAATACCCATGAGTTATTTGCCGCTGTAGAAACACTGGCGCATTCAGTACCGCTGCGTGGCGAGCGATTGGCGATACTAACGAATGGTGGTGGCCCTGCAATAATGGCTGTCGATGCGTTATCAGATAGAGGGGGTAAGCTTGCATCATTAAGTGAAGACACCATTAATCAGCTCTCTGATATTTTGCCCTCGTGCTGGTCGCATTCAAACCCAATCGACATCATTGGTGATGCCGATATTACACGCTATGAGAAAGCGGTAAGAATACTGTTAGATTCAGATGATTTCGACGCGCTGCTGATAATGCATTCGCCATCTGCAATCGCAGATGGCAACGAAACCGCAAAACGCTTAGTACACTTATTACAATCCCACCCACGAACTCGAAAATTCAACGTGTTAACCAATTGGGCTGGCGAAAATGAAGCCATAAGCGCAAGACAAGTTTTTGCCGATGCCGGTTACCCCGCCTATCGGACACCTGAAAGTGCCGTTTCTGCTTTCATGCATTTAGTGGAGTACCGTCGTAACCAGAAACAGCTGATAGAGACCCCGGTTTCTTTTGGTGAAACCAAATCCAGCCCTAAGCTGGTCAATGCCATGATCAAAGAGCTATTGGCACAAAACATATATCAAATGGAAACTCACGATGTGAGGCCATTACTTGAAAGCTATGGCTTTAATACACTGCCAACTTGGATTGCCAATGATCCAGCAGAAGCCGCTCACATCGCAGAGCAAATTGGTTACCCCGTTGCTGTTAAGCTTCGCTCACCCGACATTCGCCATAAGTCAGAAATTCATGGCGTAATGCTACACCTAAGAGATGCAGCAGAAGTTGCTAATGGCGCACAAGCAATTCTTGACCGCGTATCTTTAAACTACCCAAGTGCACGTATTGATGGTTTATTAGTACAACAGATGGCAAACCGTGCAGGTGCACAGGAACTGCGTATTGCCGTTCATCATGATGCTATTTTTGGCCCTGTGATTTTGTTGGGCGAAGATGCGGTTGAATGGGATATTCATAAAGACGCCGCTGTTGCCATTCCCCCTTTAAATATGGCACTTGCTCGCTATATGGTTATTAATGCCATTAAAACAGGGAAAATCCGCCAACGTCGACAACCCGAACAACTCGATATTCCCGCACTGTGCCAGTTACTGGTGCAAATTTCTCAGCTTATTATTGATTGTCCTGAAATAGCCGCACTAGATATTCACCCGCTATTGGTTTCTGGTAATGAACTCACAGTGATCGATGCCTCGATGGAAATAAAACCATTTAGCGGAGACAAACAAGCACGACTGGCTATTCGTCCCTACCCGAAAGAACACGAACAAAGCGTTAGCCTAAAAGATGGACGATCTATTTTACTGCGCCCAATCCTGCCAGAAGATGAACCCAAGCACGCCGAATTTGTATCGAAAGTCTCTGTGGATGATTTATATCGCCGATTTTTCTCCGACGTTGGTGAATTCAACCATGAGGCGCTAGCAAACTTTACTCAAATTGATTACGACCGCGAGATGGCATTTGTTGCAACCACGAATCAGGTAAATGAAGATGGCAGCGAAGAAGAAGTGATTATCGGTGTCACGCGCGCATTATCGGACCCTTATAACGAAGAGGCAGAATTTGCCATTTTGGTACGTTCCGATTTGAAAGGTCTTGGTTTAGGCCGAATTTTAATGGAAAAAATCATCGATTATTGCCATAAACGAGGCTTACAGCGGTTAACTGGAATGACGATGCCCTCCAACCGAGGCATGATCATGCTAGCGCAAAAAGTGGGCTTCCATGTTGATATTCAAATGGCCGATGGCATTGTAGAAATGCTGCTTTTACTGCAGCCAAGCGATAACAGCTAG
- a CDS encoding SPOR domain-containing protein, whose translation MKKIAVLAVATALVGCASNTDSLEIVSSTSQEVYSAEQIAAMQAENTAQNVTTTEVSNETQQVQPQTETKPTYEYVEAAKDGYTIQVLALSHNQGFTTYLNKLPSNQPVWTNKKMLDGLPWYTLLFGQYETREQAKRALNALPQDVKTYGPFIRKIDDIKASPSPKLTKLN comes from the coding sequence ATGAAAAAAATCGCCGTTTTAGCCGTAGCAACGGCACTTGTCGGGTGTGCGTCAAATACAGATTCATTAGAGATTGTCAGTTCAACTTCTCAGGAAGTGTATTCAGCAGAACAGATTGCAGCAATGCAAGCAGAGAACACAGCGCAAAACGTCACGACAACGGAAGTCAGTAACGAAACACAGCAAGTGCAGCCACAAACAGAAACTAAGCCAACATACGAATATGTCGAAGCAGCAAAAGATGGCTATACCATTCAAGTGTTAGCGCTAAGCCATAACCAAGGCTTTACGACTTACTTGAATAAGCTACCGTCGAATCAGCCTGTTTGGACTAACAAGAAAATGTTAGATGGCCTGCCTTGGTACACATTGTTGTTTGGTCAGTACGAAACGCGCGAACAAGCGAAGCGTGCTTTGAATGCATTGCCACAAGACGTAAAAACATATGGCCCATTCATTCGCAAAATTGATGACATTAAAGCATCACCAAGTCCAAAGCTGACTAAGCTAAATTAA
- a CDS encoding LysR family transcriptional regulator — protein MNKLLSFEALLVLDAIDRRGSFAAASEELGRAPSSLSYQVQKLEQDLDLVIFDRSGHRAVFTKAGRLLLERGRLLLQAADEMVADASALAHGWELDITISYDGLLSFEEMLPLVDGLAKKSKTRLRFQEEILAGCWEALAQDRADLVIAPAPTVAPPEVKIEPLGKQLGFWVAHPEHPILQHDDPLDPLVRLQYRVIAVADTARNMPPLSHNILDDQPLLTVSTMHDKLVALKAGVGIGTLSSHYAKEAIARGELVMIKEEQAHKLDIVLAWNRNTMGKAKSWCIQQLKKQWQVKP, from the coding sequence GTGAATAAATTATTGTCATTTGAGGCTTTGTTGGTATTAGATGCCATAGATCGACGTGGAAGTTTCGCTGCTGCGTCCGAAGAATTGGGTCGAGCGCCTTCATCTTTAAGCTATCAAGTCCAAAAACTAGAACAAGATTTAGACCTTGTTATCTTCGATCGCTCTGGCCATCGCGCAGTATTTACTAAAGCGGGGAGGTTGTTGCTAGAGCGCGGACGATTATTACTCCAAGCTGCAGATGAGATGGTAGCGGATGCGAGTGCTCTGGCACATGGTTGGGAACTTGATATTACTATTTCGTACGATGGGCTTCTTTCTTTTGAAGAGATGCTTCCCTTGGTGGATGGTTTAGCCAAAAAGAGTAAGACACGCCTTCGTTTTCAAGAAGAAATTCTGGCGGGCTGTTGGGAAGCGCTTGCGCAAGATAGGGCTGATTTAGTGATAGCACCAGCACCGACAGTTGCACCGCCTGAGGTGAAAATTGAACCGCTCGGTAAACAACTGGGATTCTGGGTTGCTCACCCCGAGCATCCAATATTGCAGCATGATGATCCACTGGACCCACTCGTGCGTCTTCAATATCGCGTGATAGCAGTAGCAGATACTGCCCGTAATATGCCGCCTCTTTCTCACAATATTTTAGATGATCAACCATTACTCACGGTTAGCACCATGCACGACAAGTTGGTAGCCTTAAAAGCGGGTGTTGGTATTGGCACCCTTTCGTCGCATTATGCCAAAGAGGCCATTGCTCGCGGCGAGTTAGTGATGATTAAAGAAGAGCAAGCGCATAAGCTTGATATTGTTTTAGCCTGGAATCGAAATACGATGGGGAAAGCGAAATCATGGTGTATTCAGCAGCTCAAAAAGCAATGGCAAGTAAAGCCGTGA
- a CDS encoding D-alanine--D-alanine ligase, with product MSAIHVLLLCGGGSAEHEVSIISANYIEQTLKQIDGINYSRVEMKTDGWFLEDGTSCQLNLDRTLQIGDEKQAIDYVVPCVHGFPGETGDLQSFLDMAKLPYLGCGAEASTNCFNKITTKLWFDALDIPNTPYLFLSENSAEDHENAKAALVKWGKVFVKAACQGSSVGCYSVTNESELKDAVNNAFTYSDQVLIEKTIKPRELEIAAFEYEGELIITKPGEVAAPEDGFYSYDEKYGAGSHSKTTVEADNLTEKQIEDICTFARKAFVQMKLKDLSRIDFFLSDEGEILLNEINTFPGMTPISMFPKMLEHSGKTFIGFLEQAIKRAVR from the coding sequence ATGAGCGCTATCCACGTTTTACTGCTGTGCGGCGGTGGTTCTGCTGAACACGAAGTATCAATTATTTCTGCTAATTACATAGAGCAAACGCTAAAGCAGATAGATGGTATCAACTACTCACGTGTTGAGATGAAGACAGACGGTTGGTTTTTAGAGGATGGCACATCATGTCAGCTAAATCTTGATCGTACGCTTCAAATTGGTGACGAAAAGCAAGCGATTGATTATGTCGTACCTTGTGTACACGGTTTCCCTGGTGAAACGGGCGATCTGCAATCATTCCTTGATATGGCTAAACTGCCGTACCTAGGCTGTGGTGCTGAAGCAAGCACCAATTGTTTTAATAAAATCACCACTAAGCTATGGTTTGATGCGTTAGATATTCCGAACACACCGTATTTATTCCTAAGTGAAAACAGTGCAGAAGATCACGAAAATGCGAAGGCTGCATTAGTGAAGTGGGGCAAGGTTTTTGTTAAAGCAGCTTGTCAAGGATCCTCCGTTGGCTGTTACAGTGTAACGAATGAGTCAGAGTTGAAAGATGCGGTCAACAACGCATTTACCTATTCAGACCAAGTCTTGATCGAGAAAACAATCAAACCTCGTGAGTTAGAAATTGCAGCTTTTGAATATGAAGGCGAATTGATTATTACCAAACCCGGTGAGGTCGCAGCCCCTGAAGATGGTTTTTATTCTTACGATGAAAAATACGGTGCTGGCAGTCACTCTAAGACAACAGTTGAAGCTGACAATCTAACTGAAAAACAAATTGAAGATATTTGTACCTTCGCGCGTAAAGCTTTTGTACAAATGAAGCTAAAGGATTTATCTCGTATCGATTTCTTCCTTAGCGATGAAGGTGAGATTTTACTAAATGAAATCAACACATTCCCAGGTATGACTCCGATTTCGATGTTCCCGAAAATGCTTGAGCATAGTGGAAAAACGTTCATTGGCTTCCTTGAGCAAGCCATTAAACGAGCGGTTAGATAA
- a CDS encoding YdbH domain-containing protein, with protein sequence MNDEVEQTADRTQKPIKRFRFIRRLLFVLCCAILMIAIATPMWLASKGIIINAISGISLYPQIKIDHVAVEISGTKISTHQLTIDKYFDDQSAISASSWRISADTTRISLPTEAKTYLTKIGYDFPYFLLRNTALNFTDLSNPYVFSASSDSINVQIDLPFAQPQIQTQQLNDIHLVIATKPNVAISGIVGSGQLNLFIPAIVNQLATASDKTNKTAKVKSVTPSRPSSAEAPQNTPIYPTKLSKGNFSIAWQEDTTPLSISINKLTPQWEMLPPEVEQQLTELHFEMDIQQPSQSIKLQAENIHLGHPKILPKFIKRGDASHQGLHLGETIASLATLPLNVLKVNHLMYGDLILDAKVVLKTPLTRDKQEDRQARFRIDGKVLGPIPYDLKVLLKHKNNKEANFTGHVKGPKGNTLDCQADIEFIDPLPQKLFCQANFKNTHDIMSRFALTHLPSAELNAPITVTASRVANTRYNQVVDRRLIDAFYKLAVKLPPTLNVKLNQFALPGKHLSDQPTPSDIETITLHTDGELNLKVHYRNRVLKMSLEDKTEAIALSTQWGDKISLLIDDLTCQNPELQCHLSGLISTKINQVFPFEGVKLERIEAQSHYQFSWSTQAYGLILSKLALNTENLTLGQNLLGRHLNLLNAQQTAVQIDTITISKTDEDANIRVLLPEKSTATLNTNLFAEQTIKDQNGQPVVQNQPVKRSLLPVQKYEAKTELILRKIDLSLGQLFNLSSHYDIATHFKQNSQRFPKFSTVGKLVLRPNNWRFQGDIDNWKQATLAKYTLSHKPGSNDTSITLHRNIIKFNNKKTLKKYYFPQFPLHYDFTHGSISYDGQFTLRGNNFNGRIGLFSHQLTGEVSGFRFGNVNTSITADITPQGIKSRHPISIHAGLFHAGALFEDIVANLEFDTHQQRYQLHRAHADVLGGKISVHNASSNSLLDVSPKDIRVHGLDLALLIQLLEQDDIELTGIVDGVIPLSIEDGAPSIKSGHLHSRFPGGILRYLEGSSIDQNVEAAGENSVLVVGKILKNYNYHSLAIDLDYSKDGQLNASSRFKGFNPNFQNGRPVHLNLNVQDDIPALIKTINAINSSQLESLFLKQLGLNE encoded by the coding sequence GTGAACGATGAGGTAGAACAAACAGCAGATCGAACACAAAAACCGATTAAGCGCTTTCGCTTTATTCGTAGGCTGCTCTTTGTTTTATGCTGCGCTATTTTGATGATCGCGATCGCGACACCGATGTGGCTAGCCAGTAAAGGGATCATCATCAATGCGATTTCAGGTATCAGCTTATACCCACAGATCAAAATCGATCATGTTGCAGTCGAAATTAGCGGAACAAAGATCAGTACTCATCAACTCACCATCGATAAATACTTTGATGATCAAAGCGCGATCTCAGCATCGTCATGGCGAATTTCAGCAGACACCACAAGAATAAGCTTGCCGACAGAAGCGAAAACGTACTTAACAAAAATAGGGTATGACTTCCCCTACTTTTTATTGCGTAACACCGCGTTGAATTTTACAGATCTTTCTAATCCCTATGTGTTTAGCGCCAGCTCAGATTCCATTAACGTCCAGATAGATCTCCCTTTCGCTCAGCCTCAGATTCAAACCCAACAGTTAAACGACATACACCTTGTTATAGCCACCAAACCGAATGTAGCGATTTCAGGCATTGTTGGATCAGGACAACTTAATTTATTTATCCCTGCGATTGTGAATCAATTAGCGACAGCAAGTGACAAGACAAACAAAACAGCCAAGGTAAAAAGTGTCACGCCATCCCGTCCGAGCTCAGCAGAAGCACCGCAAAACACGCCTATTTACCCGACTAAGCTTTCCAAAGGGAATTTTTCAATCGCTTGGCAAGAAGACACCACACCGCTTTCTATTAGTATTAATAAGCTAACACCGCAATGGGAGATGCTACCGCCAGAAGTAGAGCAACAGCTCACTGAGCTCCATTTCGAGATGGATATTCAGCAACCCTCTCAATCTATAAAGCTGCAGGCAGAAAACATTCACCTTGGTCACCCTAAAATACTGCCAAAGTTTATCAAACGCGGTGATGCTAGCCACCAAGGCCTACACTTGGGTGAAACCATTGCGAGCCTTGCGACGCTTCCTCTGAACGTATTAAAAGTGAATCATCTAATGTATGGCGATCTTATCCTCGACGCTAAAGTCGTATTAAAGACGCCACTAACTCGCGATAAACAAGAAGACAGGCAGGCTCGATTTAGAATAGATGGAAAAGTTCTGGGGCCCATTCCTTACGATCTTAAGGTATTGCTTAAACATAAGAATAATAAAGAAGCGAACTTTACAGGCCATGTTAAAGGCCCCAAAGGCAATACGCTCGATTGCCAAGCTGATATTGAATTCATCGACCCATTGCCTCAGAAGTTATTCTGCCAAGCTAATTTTAAAAACACACACGACATTATGAGCCGCTTCGCACTTACACACCTTCCTAGTGCTGAACTTAATGCACCTATCACTGTGACTGCTTCCCGTGTTGCTAATACTCGATATAATCAAGTGGTCGATAGACGATTAATCGATGCCTTTTATAAACTAGCCGTTAAACTTCCTCCAACGCTTAATGTAAAACTCAATCAATTTGCTTTACCCGGCAAACACCTCAGCGACCAACCGACACCGTCAGATATAGAAACCATTACTTTGCATACCGATGGTGAGCTCAACCTTAAAGTACATTACCGAAATCGCGTATTAAAAATGAGCTTAGAAGATAAAACAGAAGCTATTGCACTATCAACACAATGGGGTGACAAAATATCGTTACTTATTGATGACTTAACATGCCAAAATCCTGAGTTACAATGTCACTTAAGTGGTTTAATCTCTACCAAAATAAACCAAGTATTTCCCTTTGAAGGTGTCAAGTTAGAACGCATAGAGGCACAGAGTCATTACCAGTTTTCATGGTCAACCCAAGCCTATGGTTTGATACTTAGCAAACTCGCGCTGAATACTGAAAATCTTACCCTCGGCCAAAACCTGCTTGGTCGCCACCTCAATTTGCTAAATGCACAGCAAACTGCAGTGCAAATTGACACTATAACCATCAGTAAAACAGATGAAGACGCTAACATTCGGGTATTACTACCTGAAAAATCTACGGCCACGCTCAATACTAACCTCTTTGCTGAACAAACAATTAAAGACCAGAATGGCCAGCCAGTTGTTCAGAATCAGCCCGTCAAACGTTCGCTGTTACCTGTGCAAAAATATGAAGCGAAAACAGAACTCATCCTACGCAAGATAGACTTGTCATTAGGTCAACTATTTAACCTCTCAAGCCACTACGATATAGCAACGCATTTTAAGCAGAACAGTCAACGTTTTCCTAAGTTTTCAACTGTTGGCAAGCTCGTTTTACGGCCTAATAACTGGCGCTTTCAAGGGGATATTGATAACTGGAAGCAAGCAACACTTGCCAAATACACACTCAGCCATAAACCAGGCAGTAACGACACGTCCATAACGTTACACCGTAATATAATTAAATTTAACAACAAGAAAACACTGAAAAAATACTACTTCCCCCAGTTTCCGCTTCATTACGATTTCACGCATGGCAGCATCAGTTATGATGGACAATTCACGTTACGTGGTAACAACTTCAATGGTCGTATAGGGCTCTTTAGCCACCAGCTCACTGGCGAGGTATCTGGATTTAGGTTTGGTAATGTGAATACATCAATCACTGCTGACATTACCCCTCAGGGGATAAAGTCACGTCACCCTATCAGCATTCATGCTGGGTTATTTCACGCTGGGGCATTGTTTGAGGATATTGTCGCGAACCTAGAGTTTGATACCCACCAGCAGCGTTATCAGCTTCACCGGGCGCATGCTGACGTATTAGGCGGTAAGATCAGTGTACATAATGCGTCGAGCAACAGTCTGCTGGATGTCTCCCCTAAAGATATTAGGGTTCATGGCCTCGATCTTGCGTTACTTATACAATTGCTGGAACAAGACGATATCGAACTCACGGGGATTGTCGATGGTGTGATTCCACTTTCAATTGAAGATGGAGCACCTTCCATTAAGTCGGGGCATTTACACTCTCGGTTTCCCGGTGGGATCTTACGATATCTGGAAGGATCGTCTATCGATCAGAATGTTGAAGCCGCTGGAGAGAATAGCGTATTAGTAGTTGGGAAGATTCTCAAAAATTATAACTATCACTCGCTGGCGATTGATCTAGACTATTCTAAAGATGGACAATTAAACGCAAGTTCACGATTTAAGGGTTTTAATCCAAATTTTCAGAATGGACGACCCGTGCATTTGAATCTGAACGTGCAAGATGACATTCCAGCGCTAATCAAAACTATAAACGCGATAAATTCATCGCAACTGGAAAGTCTTTTTTTAAAGCAGCTTGGTTTGAATGAGTAG
- a CDS encoding YnbE family lipoprotein — protein MDIIQLKFSFSLTLLALIFVVSTLGLMGCTPTVQVAASDKPIEVNLNVKIEHEIRIKVDKEIDDLFNDDDVF, from the coding sequence ATGGATATAATACAGCTTAAATTTTCATTCTCGCTCACACTCTTAGCATTGATCTTCGTAGTTTCTACACTCGGATTAATGGGGTGTACACCAACTGTTCAAGTTGCTGCATCAGACAAACCGATAGAAGTTAACCTGAATGTCAAAATTGAACATGAGATTAGGATCAAAGTCGATAAGGAAATAGATGACTTATTCAACGATGACGATGTATTCTAA
- a CDS encoding class I SAM-dependent methyltransferase: MKSDMYSKHAEKYDAAVQNNIYNAHLERPSLQAMLGDLTGCHILDLGCGTGVYAEYLFDQGAKKVTCVDYSQDMIDLVTNKLGAEFGHRMTAYAQDITIGLPSESSNSLDVIICPLVLHYIKDLTPLFAEVNRVLKLGGYMVFSTHHPFVDFECSLSGNYFEQERVTETWNTIGEPVEVTFYRRSLTDIMAAITASGLAVTQLTEGKVDEKAKTISAETYEHLSKNPNFLFVKCQKLA; this comes from the coding sequence ATGAAGTCTGATATGTACTCAAAGCATGCTGAAAAATATGACGCTGCTGTTCAAAATAATATTTATAACGCTCACCTAGAGCGCCCGTCACTGCAGGCTATGCTTGGCGATCTTACCGGTTGCCATATTCTTGATTTAGGATGCGGTACAGGTGTGTATGCCGAGTACTTGTTTGATCAAGGTGCAAAAAAAGTAACATGCGTTGATTATTCTCAGGACATGATTGACTTGGTGACGAATAAGTTGGGCGCCGAATTTGGCCATCGCATGACGGCTTATGCGCAAGATATAACGATAGGCCTTCCTAGCGAGTCATCAAATAGCCTTGATGTGATTATCTGTCCATTGGTATTGCACTACATTAAAGATTTAACGCCATTGTTTGCAGAAGTGAATCGCGTGCTTAAGCTTGGTGGTTACATGGTGTTTTCAACCCACCATCCGTTTGTCGATTTTGAATGTAGCTTATCTGGTAATTATTTCGAGCAAGAACGTGTAACAGAAACATGGAATACAATTGGAGAGCCAGTAGAGGTGACTTTCTATCGACGTTCACTTACCGATATTATGGCGGCCATAACGGCGAGTGGTTTAGCGGTTACACAGCTAACGGAAGGGAAGGTTGATGAAAAAGCCAAAACTATTAGTGCAGAGACGTACGAACACCTTTCGAAAAATCCTAATTTCTTATTCGTTAAATGCCAGAAACTTGCCTAA
- a CDS encoding PBPRA1643 family SWIM/SEC-C metal-binding motif protein, with product MSKFFYKGRIEKKPKHASYGFNTKRSAKLGTEEQPLSLIVNSDEKKEEVMAILADNALVANIEVSADKEEDLVELHGLLNKPQTTTFDKTPNRNDPCSCGSGKKYKKCCA from the coding sequence ATGTCTAAATTCTTCTATAAAGGCCGTATCGAGAAAAAACCTAAGCACGCAAGCTACGGCTTCAATACTAAGCGCAGCGCTAAGCTAGGTACCGAGGAACAGCCGCTTTCTTTGATCGTAAACAGCGATGAGAAAAAAGAAGAAGTCATGGCGATTTTGGCTGACAATGCACTTGTGGCAAACATCGAAGTTTCAGCTGACAAAGAAGAAGACCTTGTTGAATTACATGGCCTTCTTAACAAGCCACAAACAACAACTTTCGATAAAACACCAAACCGTAACGATCCATGTTCTTGCGGTAGCGGTAAGAAATACAAGAAGTGCTGCGCATAA